In the uncultured Methanobacterium sp. genome, one interval contains:
- a CDS encoding glycosyltransferase family 4 protein, with amino-acid sequence MKIAFIYDAMYPWVTGGAEKRVYELATRLARRGHEVHCYSWGWWWKDKGEQNIIFEGIHLHGVGKPIDLYKDDKRSVKEALLFAWKLLPVLNQEKFDIVDCQGFPFFSCFVAKQHAMRGNSKLVITLLEVWGDYWYQYMGSVGFFGKLVEKITLRLSNRLISISPQTDRELQKIRTVKDAVIIPPGLNFKEIREVEPYNLEDDEKKWDIIYAGRLIKDKRVDLLIKSLALVKKSLGKVNCLIIGEGPEEAKLHELTEKLNLESSVEFTGFFEDQMDLISRFKSSKIFVLPSQREGFGMVVVEANACGLPVVVINNPLNAAMDLIDAGRNGFIADANAEDLKEKIIKTLKNSSKMRTDCIHSAEQYDWDKIVRNLDKFYQESLAIK; translated from the coding sequence ATGAAGATCGCCTTTATTTATGATGCTATGTACCCATGGGTCACTGGAGGAGCAGAAAAACGAGTATATGAACTTGCCACCCGTTTGGCCCGCCGAGGACATGAGGTACACTGCTATTCATGGGGATGGTGGTGGAAGGATAAAGGAGAACAAAACATAATATTTGAGGGAATACACCTCCATGGAGTGGGTAAACCCATAGATCTCTATAAAGATGATAAAAGATCCGTCAAGGAAGCCCTGTTATTTGCCTGGAAACTACTTCCAGTTCTTAACCAGGAAAAATTTGATATTGTCGACTGCCAGGGATTTCCATTTTTCTCATGTTTTGTTGCCAAACAACACGCAATGCGTGGAAACTCAAAACTGGTGATAACCTTATTAGAGGTATGGGGGGACTACTGGTACCAGTACATGGGTTCGGTGGGCTTTTTTGGGAAGCTGGTGGAAAAAATAACTTTAAGGTTGAGCAACCGACTTATCAGCATATCCCCCCAGACTGACCGGGAGCTTCAGAAAATTCGAACAGTCAAAGATGCAGTAATTATACCCCCTGGATTAAATTTTAAGGAAATAAGGGAAGTTGAACCATATAACCTGGAAGATGATGAAAAAAAATGGGATATTATTTACGCAGGGAGACTGATTAAGGATAAAAGAGTTGATTTACTCATTAAATCTTTAGCCCTGGTTAAAAAATCACTGGGCAAAGTAAACTGCCTCATTATAGGTGAAGGACCCGAAGAAGCCAAATTACATGAGTTAACTGAAAAGTTGAATCTGGAATCATCTGTGGAATTTACTGGATTTTTTGAAGATCAAATGGACCTTATTTCTCGATTTAAATCTTCAAAGATATTTGTCTTACCTTCACAAAGAGAAGGTTTCGGTATGGTTGTAGTTGAGGCTAATGCCTGTGGATTACCCGTAGTGGTGATAAATAATCCCTTAAATGCTGCAATGGATCTGATAGACGCGGGTCGGAATGGGTTTATAGCTGATGCCAATGCAGAAGATCTCAAAGAAAAGATTATTAAAACTCTTAAAAACAGTTCTAAAATGAGAACAGATTGTATACATTCAGCTGAACAATATGATTGGGATAAGATCGTTAGAAACCTTGATAAATTTTATCAGGAAAGCCTGGCTATAAAATAA